Proteins found in one bacterium genomic segment:
- the rplI gene encoding 50S ribosomal protein L9, producing the protein MKVILLKDVAALGHAGDVREVKDGHARNYLLPRGLAAPATDASLRALEQTKAAAGRREARLGEELHALKDKLEALVVEVRARAGEDGKLFGSVTAQDVADAIQRQGIDVSKKQIELGEAIKNTGFYKVPVRLHPKATAKVEVNVIAAG; encoded by the coding sequence ATGAAGGTGATTCTCTTGAAGGACGTCGCCGCGCTCGGCCACGCGGGCGACGTGCGCGAAGTCAAGGACGGCCACGCGCGCAACTATCTGCTGCCCCGGGGGCTCGCGGCACCGGCCACGGACGCGAGCCTGCGCGCGCTCGAACAGACGAAAGCGGCGGCCGGACGGCGCGAAGCGCGCCTCGGCGAAGAGTTGCACGCGCTCAAGGACAAGCTCGAGGCGCTCGTCGTCGAGGTGCGCGCCCGGGCGGGCGAGGACGGGAAGCTCTTCGGCTCGGTGACGGCCCAGGACGTCGCGGACGCGATTCAGCGGCAGGGCATCGACGTGTCCAAAAAACAAATCGAGCTCGGGGAAGCGATCAAGAACACCGGCTTCTACAAAGTGCCGGTGCGCCTGCACCCGAAGGCCACCGCTAAAGTCGAAGTCAACGTGATCGCGGCCGGCTGA
- a CDS encoding diguanylate cyclase, protein MSSAHDVTAVFALIADSARDVLGADRCGIFLGEPGRAPTHAFSRGLSEEYAAAAAAMVAAGTGAASTAMSRREPIVIADAPRDAHTEPARLAAAKAGFRTVALFPLLYRDRVIGVLRLYHDRVRAYTPADVALGAAFANQAAIAVEHARLLDDAERRAHDLAVLNRVMARIAAALRTEELFDTLAEELQATLRYPLVTLFLLTEDGAALRVVSRRGYGAGLPSQFPVDRGVAGRVARTGVAMLVPDVTVDHDYVAVDSRVRQEACVPIVVGDRVAGVINVETTEEVLGRSDLELLTALANEVAAAMRNAALFSQVQAARDELQALHEAAQTLSASLEMPAVLEALVKVTCRRFGYDRSAILLADDRGDLEVRAACGAGHALGARIPAWEGAEGQAGRDRSTVVVTAPGADGERVEATVALPLLREGRLIGVFSVGTADPGRLDARARHTLTTLAGYATVAIENARLYEQTLALAATDGLTGLANHRAFIQTLDQELERARRYAMPLSVIMIEVDRFKRYNDTYGHLRGDDVLRMVARILEKEHRRHIDFVARYGGDEFMVLLPHTSRANAAYVAERIRHAVADAPFIVGREITSVTVSLGVAAFPEDGDTTITLIDAADHRMYAAKQGGGNSVTASAP, encoded by the coding sequence GTGAGCTCCGCGCACGACGTGACCGCGGTCTTCGCGTTGATCGCGGACAGCGCCCGCGACGTGCTCGGCGCGGACCGCTGCGGGATCTTCCTCGGCGAACCGGGCCGGGCCCCGACCCACGCCTTCTCGCGCGGCCTATCGGAGGAGTACGCCGCGGCCGCCGCGGCCATGGTCGCCGCCGGCACCGGCGCGGCGTCGACGGCGATGTCCCGCCGCGAGCCGATCGTCATCGCCGACGCGCCGCGGGACGCGCACACCGAGCCGGCCCGGCTCGCCGCGGCGAAAGCGGGCTTCCGGACGGTGGCGCTCTTCCCGCTGTTGTACCGGGACCGCGTGATCGGCGTGCTCCGCCTGTACCACGACCGCGTCCGCGCCTACACGCCGGCCGACGTCGCGCTCGGCGCCGCGTTTGCGAACCAGGCGGCGATCGCCGTCGAACACGCCCGGCTCCTCGACGACGCCGAGCGCCGCGCCCACGACCTCGCCGTCCTCAACCGCGTCATGGCGCGGATCGCCGCGGCCCTGCGGACCGAGGAGCTGTTCGACACCCTCGCCGAAGAGCTGCAGGCGACGTTGCGCTATCCGCTCGTGACGCTGTTTCTGTTGACGGAGGACGGCGCCGCGCTGCGGGTGGTCAGCCGGCGCGGGTACGGGGCCGGCCTGCCGTCTCAATTCCCGGTCGACCGGGGCGTCGCCGGCCGCGTCGCACGGACCGGCGTCGCGATGCTCGTCCCGGACGTCACCGTGGATCACGACTATGTGGCCGTGGATTCGCGGGTCAGGCAGGAGGCCTGCGTACCGATCGTCGTCGGCGACCGGGTCGCCGGCGTCATCAACGTGGAGACGACGGAAGAGGTCCTCGGGCGGTCGGATCTCGAGCTGCTGACCGCGCTCGCCAACGAAGTCGCGGCGGCGATGCGCAACGCCGCGCTGTTCTCGCAGGTGCAGGCGGCCCGCGACGAGCTGCAGGCCCTCCACGAGGCCGCCCAGACGCTCAGCGCCTCGCTGGAGATGCCGGCGGTGCTCGAGGCGCTGGTCAAGGTGACCTGCCGCCGGTTCGGCTACGACCGCAGCGCGATTCTGCTCGCGGACGACCGGGGCGATCTGGAGGTCCGCGCCGCCTGCGGTGCCGGCCACGCCCTCGGCGCCCGCATTCCGGCGTGGGAGGGCGCCGAAGGACAGGCCGGGCGCGACCGGAGCACGGTCGTGGTCACCGCGCCGGGCGCGGACGGCGAGCGGGTCGAGGCCACGGTCGCGCTGCCGCTGCTGCGCGAGGGACGGCTCATCGGCGTGTTCAGCGTCGGCACGGCGGACCCCGGCCGCCTCGACGCGCGTGCGCGCCACACGCTGACGACCCTCGCGGGCTACGCGACGGTCGCGATCGAAAACGCGCGCCTCTACGAGCAGACGCTCGCGCTGGCCGCCACGGACGGCCTGACCGGCCTCGCGAACCACCGCGCGTTCATCCAGACGCTCGACCAGGAACTCGAGCGCGCCCGGCGCTACGCGATGCCGCTGTCGGTGATCATGATCGAGGTCGACCGGTTCAAGCGCTACAATGATACCTACGGGCATCTCCGCGGCGACGACGTGCTGCGAATGGTGGCGCGCATTCTCGAGAAGGAGCACCGGAGACACATCGACTTCGTGGCGCGCTACGGAGGGGACGAGTTCATGGTGCTGCTGCCGCACACGTCGCGCGCGAACGCCGCCTACGTGGCGGAGCGCATCCGGCACGCCGTCGCGGATGCGCCGTTCATCGTCGGCCGGGAGATCACCTCGGTCACCGTCAGCCTGGGCGTCGCGGCGTTCCCGGAGGACGGGGACACGACAATCACGCTGATCGACGCCGCGGACCACCGCATGTACGCCGCCAAGCAGGGCGGCGGCAACTCCGTCACGGCCTCCGCCCCCTAG
- the ychF gene encoding redox-regulated ATPase YchF — protein sequence MALACGLVGLPNAGKSTLFRALTAAPAEIAPYPFTTVAPGVGVVPIPDPRLEEIARVVKPDRLVPATIEIVDIAGLVRNAHRGEGLGNQFLGRIREVDAIVHVVRCFGGPVAHVEGGVDPVRDIEIVETELMMADLDTVQRARAEIVPRARTGDRAARDEDAVLGPLEAHLAAGRPARTFTGGKGAAPALGRLHLLSSRPVLYVANLDESDVSGGDLAGGACLEAVAARAREERAAALGLCARLELELTDLDPAQAGEFSKELGLAERGLPRLARACLELLRLRTFFSIASREVRAWTVPAGTHAAEAAGRIHTDMERGFIRAEVVSAGDLVASGSLAAAREHGRVRLEGRAYEVRDGDVITFRFAA from the coding sequence ATGGCCCTGGCCTGCGGCCTCGTCGGTCTGCCGAACGCGGGCAAATCGACGCTCTTTCGAGCACTGACCGCCGCTCCCGCCGAAATCGCGCCGTACCCGTTCACGACGGTCGCGCCGGGTGTCGGCGTGGTGCCGATTCCCGACCCGCGGCTGGAGGAGATCGCGCGCGTGGTGAAGCCGGACCGCCTCGTGCCGGCGACGATCGAGATCGTGGACATCGCGGGGCTGGTGCGCAACGCGCACCGCGGCGAGGGCCTCGGCAACCAGTTCCTGGGCCGCATCCGCGAAGTGGACGCGATCGTCCACGTCGTGCGGTGCTTCGGGGGGCCGGTCGCGCACGTCGAAGGCGGCGTGGATCCTGTCCGCGACATCGAGATCGTGGAGACTGAACTCATGATGGCGGACCTCGACACGGTACAGCGGGCGCGCGCGGAGATCGTGCCCCGCGCCCGGACGGGCGACCGCGCCGCGCGCGACGAGGACGCGGTCCTCGGACCGCTCGAGGCGCACCTCGCCGCGGGCCGGCCGGCGCGGACGTTCACGGGCGGCAAGGGCGCCGCGCCCGCGCTCGGACGGCTGCATCTTCTGTCGTCGCGGCCCGTGCTCTACGTCGCGAACCTCGACGAAAGCGATGTGTCGGGCGGCGACCTCGCCGGCGGGGCGTGCCTCGAGGCGGTGGCCGCGCGCGCCCGGGAGGAACGCGCCGCCGCGCTCGGCCTCTGCGCCCGTCTCGAACTGGAGCTCACCGACCTCGATCCGGCGCAGGCGGGAGAGTTCTCGAAGGAGCTCGGCCTCGCGGAGCGCGGCCTGCCGCGCCTGGCCCGGGCCTGCCTCGAACTGCTGCGCCTGCGGACGTTCTTCTCGATCGCGTCCCGCGAGGTGCGGGCGTGGACGGTTCCGGCCGGCACGCACGCGGCGGAGGCCGCCGGCCGCATCCACACCGACATGGAGCGCGGGTTCATCCGCGCGGAGGTGGTGAGCGCGGGCGACCTCGTCGCGAGCGGGTCCCTCGCCGCCGCGCGCGAGCACGGGCGTGTGCGCCTCGAAGGCCGCGCCTACGAGGTGCGGGACGGCGACGTGATCACGTTCCGGTTCGCGGCCTGA
- the ssb gene encoding single-stranded DNA-binding protein — protein sequence MYNRIILIGRLTRDPELRYVPSGAPVASFTLAVDRPFQNQQGNRETDFIDVVAWRKTAEQVSQYLTKGRMVAVEGRLQIRSYETQDGQKRKVAEVVADGVRFLDRAKPGAGPGAAEPAATPAGGGDDTAQGGPDEDVPF from the coding sequence ATGTATAACCGCATCATCCTGATCGGCCGGCTGACGAGAGATCCGGAACTCCGGTACGTGCCGAGCGGTGCGCCCGTCGCCAGCTTCACGCTTGCGGTCGACCGGCCGTTCCAGAACCAGCAGGGCAACCGGGAGACGGACTTCATCGACGTCGTCGCCTGGCGGAAGACCGCGGAGCAGGTGAGCCAGTACCTGACGAAAGGCCGAATGGTCGCCGTCGAGGGACGGCTGCAGATCCGGTCCTACGAGACGCAGGACGGACAGAAGCGCAAAGTGGCCGAGGTCGTCGCCGACGGCGTGCGGTTCCTCGACCGTGCGAAGCCGGGCGCGGGGCCCGGGGCCGCCGAGCCGGCTGCGACCCCGGCCGGCGGGGGCGACGACACCGCGCAGGGCGGCCCCGACGAGGACGTCCCGTTCTAA
- the clpB gene encoding ATP-dependent chaperone ClpB → MRFDKFTEKAQEAIVGAQALAREYNHGQIEAEHLLLALLNQTDGVPAAILTRVGANPAALRKTLEQALAQTPKVYGQDEPGTGASLRRALEAAQQDAQRLTDEYVSTEHLLLGIVADRNTGAGRLLAQAGVDREKIYAALQTIRGGQRVTDQTPESKYQALERYGKDLTKMAREGKLDPVIGRDEEIRRVIQVLARRTKNNPVLIGDPGVGKTAIVEGLAQRIVRGDVPDTLKNKRVIQLDLGAMIAGAKYRGEFEDRLKSVLREVTEAAGEIVVFIDELHTVVGAGGAEGAMDAGNMLKPMLARGELHAIGATTLDEYRKHIEKDPALERRFQPVLIEEPSVEDTISILRGLKEKYENHHRVRITDAAVIAAATLSKRYITERFLPDKAIDLIDEAASRLKMQIDSKPAALDEADRRIMQLEIERQALRKETDPASRERLQGIEREIAGLREESQALRARWDQEKKIIAGLGETKQKIEETRVQIEQAERAADLEKAARLRYGTMRELDATLKRQEDGLRALGEGRLLKEEVDAEDIAEVVSRWTGVPVTRLMEGEMQKLVHLEDRLHERLVDQEEAVRAVADAIRRSRAGLADPRRPLGSFLFLGPTGVGKTELARALAALLFDSEDAMVRIDMSEYMEKHTTSRLVGAPPGYVGYDEGGQLTEAVRRRPYRVILFDEIEKAHPDVFNILLQLLDDGRLTDGHGRTVDFRQSIVIMTSNLGGQYLRNLDPEDMAAFELVRVQIQEELRRSFRPEFLNRIDETIVFRPLSRRDLEQIVGLQTATLVKRLADLKITLEVTPAARSLLAQEGYNPDYGARPLKRLIQRSIENPLSRKLLAGEFREGDTAVADAQGAEIVLRKATPAPAKRGPQTAPAS, encoded by the coding sequence ATGCGATTCGACAAGTTCACCGAAAAGGCGCAGGAGGCGATCGTCGGCGCCCAGGCGCTGGCGCGCGAGTACAACCACGGCCAGATCGAGGCCGAGCATCTGCTGCTCGCGCTCCTCAACCAGACCGACGGCGTGCCCGCCGCGATCCTGACGCGGGTCGGCGCGAACCCCGCGGCGCTGCGCAAGACGCTCGAGCAGGCGCTCGCGCAGACGCCGAAGGTGTACGGTCAGGACGAGCCCGGGACGGGCGCGTCGCTGCGCCGGGCGCTCGAGGCCGCGCAGCAGGACGCCCAGCGCCTCACCGACGAGTACGTCAGCACCGAGCACCTGCTCCTCGGCATCGTCGCGGACCGGAACACCGGGGCCGGCCGGCTGCTCGCACAGGCGGGCGTCGACCGCGAGAAGATCTACGCCGCCCTCCAGACGATCCGCGGCGGCCAGCGGGTCACCGACCAGACGCCCGAGTCGAAGTACCAGGCGCTCGAGCGGTACGGCAAGGACCTCACCAAGATGGCCCGGGAGGGCAAGCTCGACCCGGTGATCGGCCGGGATGAGGAGATCCGCCGGGTGATTCAAGTGCTCGCGCGCCGGACGAAGAACAACCCGGTCCTGATCGGCGACCCGGGCGTCGGCAAGACCGCGATCGTGGAAGGTCTCGCCCAGCGAATCGTGCGCGGGGACGTCCCCGACACGCTCAAGAACAAGCGCGTGATCCAGCTGGACCTGGGGGCGATGATCGCCGGCGCGAAGTACCGCGGCGAGTTCGAAGACCGTCTCAAGTCCGTGCTGCGCGAGGTGACGGAGGCGGCCGGCGAGATCGTCGTGTTCATCGACGAGCTGCACACGGTCGTCGGCGCGGGCGGCGCCGAAGGCGCGATGGACGCCGGCAACATGCTGAAGCCGATGCTGGCCCGCGGGGAGCTGCACGCGATCGGCGCGACGACCCTCGACGAGTACCGCAAGCACATCGAGAAGGACCCGGCCCTCGAGCGCCGGTTCCAGCCGGTGCTCATCGAGGAGCCGAGCGTCGAGGACACGATCTCGATCTTGCGCGGCCTGAAGGAAAAGTACGAGAACCACCACCGCGTCCGGATCACGGACGCGGCGGTGATCGCGGCGGCAACGCTGTCCAAGCGCTACATCACCGAACGGTTTCTGCCCGACAAGGCGATCGACCTGATCGACGAGGCCGCGAGCCGCCTTAAGATGCAGATCGACAGCAAGCCGGCCGCGCTCGACGAGGCGGACCGGCGCATCATGCAGCTCGAGATCGAGCGGCAGGCCCTGCGCAAGGAGACCGATCCCGCCTCGCGCGAGCGGCTCCAGGGCATCGAACGGGAGATCGCGGGGCTGCGCGAGGAGAGCCAGGCCCTGCGCGCCCGCTGGGACCAGGAAAAGAAGATCATCGCCGGGCTGGGGGAGACAAAGCAGAAGATCGAGGAGACGCGCGTCCAGATCGAGCAGGCGGAGCGGGCCGCGGATCTCGAGAAGGCCGCGCGCCTTCGGTACGGCACGATGCGCGAGCTCGACGCGACGCTGAAACGGCAGGAAGACGGCCTCAGGGCGCTCGGCGAGGGCCGGCTGCTCAAGGAAGAGGTGGACGCGGAAGACATCGCCGAGGTCGTGAGCCGCTGGACCGGCGTGCCGGTGACGCGGCTCATGGAGGGCGAGATGCAGAAGCTGGTCCACCTGGAAGACCGGCTGCACGAGCGGCTGGTGGACCAGGAAGAGGCGGTGCGCGCGGTGGCGGACGCCATCCGGCGGTCGCGCGCGGGCCTCGCCGATCCGCGCCGCCCGTTGGGGTCGTTCCTGTTCCTCGGCCCGACCGGCGTCGGCAAGACCGAGCTCGCCCGGGCGCTCGCGGCGCTCTTGTTCGACAGCGAGGACGCGATGGTGCGCATCGACATGTCGGAATACATGGAGAAGCACACCACGAGCCGCCTCGTCGGCGCCCCGCCCGGATACGTCGGCTACGACGAGGGCGGGCAGCTCACGGAGGCGGTCCGCCGGCGGCCGTACCGGGTGATCCTCTTCGACGAGATCGAGAAGGCGCATCCGGACGTGTTCAACATTCTGCTCCAGCTGCTCGATGACGGGCGGCTGACCGACGGCCACGGCCGGACCGTGGACTTCCGGCAGTCGATCGTCATCATGACGAGCAACCTCGGCGGCCAGTACCTGCGCAACCTGGATCCCGAGGACATGGCGGCGTTCGAGCTGGTGCGCGTGCAGATCCAGGAGGAGCTGCGGCGCAGCTTCCGCCCGGAATTTCTCAACCGGATCGATGAGACGATCGTGTTCCGTCCGCTCAGCCGGCGCGATCTCGAGCAGATCGTCGGCCTGCAGACGGCGACGCTCGTCAAGCGGCTCGCGGATCTCAAGATCACGCTCGAGGTGACACCCGCCGCGCGCTCGTTGCTGGCGCAGGAGGGGTACAACCCCGACTACGGCGCGCGGCCGCTCAAGCGGCTGATCCAGCGCAGCATCGAGAATCCGCTCAGCCGGAAGCTGCTGGCCGGCGAGTTTCGCGAAGGCGACACCGCCGTCGCCGACGCGCAGGGGGCGGAGATCGTGCTGCGGAAGGCCACTCCGGCGCCGGCCAAGCGAGGACCTCAGACCGCTCCCGCATCCTGA
- the rpsR gene encoding 30S ribosomal protein S18 yields the protein MPEPKDREARPRRDYRRRPKRKVCSFCAEKATYIDYKEINRLRRFVTERGKILPRRVSGNCARHQRALAVAIKRARELAMLPYTGE from the coding sequence ATGCCTGAACCTAAGGACAGAGAAGCGCGGCCGCGCCGCGATTACCGGCGGCGGCCCAAGCGCAAGGTCTGTTCGTTCTGCGCCGAAAAAGCGACGTACATCGACTACAAGGAGATCAACCGCCTGCGCCGGTTCGTCACCGAGCGCGGCAAGATTCTTCCGCGGCGGGTCTCGGGCAACTGCGCGCGGCACCAGCGGGCGCTCGCCGTCGCGATCAAGCGCGCGCGCGAGCTCGCGATGCTGCCGTACACGGGAGAGTAG
- a CDS encoding fused MFS/spermidine synthase: MLLALEIVASRVVAPYFGNSVYVWGSLIGVFLAALSLGYYLGGRIATRWPQPGPFLALVLAGGAATYPIPHVAGAVLADIAGRDLGPRWGPLLGSTALFFVPAVLMATVSPYAVRLKARTVEGVGNVAGALYALSTLGSIAGTLLAAFVLISWLGVHAIIQLLGGIEMGLGVAGFFLVRRDVMRAVGAAGVTALILFLASAVPPDAPDVVYARDTVYHRITVSDEGVIRYLRLDRYWQSARDRAAPLRTVFSYTDYLHLPLALIPHPKRVLFVGMGGGTAPSRFFHDYPDLAIDVVEIDPAVAETARQYFALPRSPRLTVHVQDGRLWLRRTADRYDLIVLDAYLIDTIPFHLATREFYTEAAARLAPGGAVAANVIGALRGPQSRLFRAIDKTFASVFPAVYVFPVDGDAGESLQNIIIVGTAGPRLGPAAVQARAREAAASGRVTIARFEQDAATLVDRPIGTGDVPLLTDDFAPTDVLAAPSR; the protein is encoded by the coding sequence GTGCTGCTCGCGCTCGAAATTGTCGCGAGCCGCGTCGTCGCTCCGTACTTCGGCAACTCCGTCTACGTCTGGGGCAGTCTGATCGGGGTGTTCCTCGCGGCCCTGAGCCTCGGCTATTACCTGGGCGGGCGCATCGCGACGCGATGGCCGCAGCCGGGCCCGTTCCTGGCACTGGTGCTGGCGGGCGGCGCGGCGACGTATCCGATCCCCCACGTCGCCGGAGCCGTGCTCGCCGACATCGCCGGGCGCGACCTCGGCCCGCGGTGGGGGCCGCTGCTCGGCAGCACCGCGCTCTTTTTCGTCCCGGCGGTGCTGATGGCGACCGTGTCCCCGTACGCGGTCCGGCTCAAGGCGCGCACCGTCGAGGGTGTGGGCAACGTCGCCGGCGCGCTCTACGCGCTCAGCACTCTCGGCAGCATCGCGGGTACACTCCTCGCCGCGTTCGTCCTGATCTCGTGGCTGGGCGTCCATGCCATCATCCAGCTGCTCGGCGGGATCGAAATGGGCCTCGGTGTCGCCGGCTTCTTCTTGGTCCGCCGCGACGTAATGCGGGCCGTCGGGGCGGCCGGCGTCACGGCGCTGATCCTGTTCCTCGCCTCGGCCGTCCCGCCGGACGCTCCGGACGTCGTGTACGCGCGCGACACCGTCTACCACCGCATCACGGTGAGCGACGAGGGTGTGATCCGCTACCTCCGCCTCGATCGCTACTGGCAGAGCGCGCGCGACCGCGCGGCGCCGCTGCGCACGGTCTTCTCCTACACCGACTACCTGCATCTGCCGCTCGCGCTCATTCCGCACCCCAAGCGCGTCCTGTTCGTCGGCATGGGCGGCGGCACGGCGCCCTCGCGGTTCTTCCACGACTACCCGGACCTCGCGATCGACGTCGTCGAGATCGACCCCGCCGTCGCCGAGACCGCCAGGCAATACTTCGCCCTGCCGCGGTCGCCGCGCCTCACGGTCCACGTGCAGGACGGACGGCTGTGGCTGCGGCGCACGGCGGACCGCTACGACCTGATCGTGTTGGACGCGTACCTGATCGACACAATTCCCTTCCACCTGGCGACGCGCGAGTTCTATACCGAAGCGGCCGCGCGGCTCGCGCCGGGAGGCGCCGTCGCCGCGAACGTGATCGGGGCGCTGCGCGGGCCGCAGAGCCGGCTATTTCGCGCGATCGACAAGACCTTCGCGTCCGTGTTTCCGGCGGTCTACGTCTTTCCGGTCGACGGCGACGCCGGCGAGTCGCTCCAGAACATCATCATCGTGGGGACCGCCGGGCCGCGGCTCGGCCCCGCCGCCGTGCAAGCACGTGCCCGAGAAGCCGCCGCCTCGGGCCGCGTGACGATCGCGAGATTTGAGCAGGACGCGGCGACACTCGTCGACCGGCCGATCGGGACCGGCGACGTGCCGCTGTTGACCGACGACTTCGCGCCGACCGACGTGCTGGCCGCGCCGAGCCGCTAG
- the rpsF gene encoding 30S ribosomal protein S6 → MANYEIVAVLRPDLEDDAIEAAVGRIHQRITEQGGTVASTDRWGKRRLAYAVQKYRDGYYLFSVFSLESPQVARLRQTLGLNEDLLRFVVADHHPAPPRPAAPAAAGHTAAAPPAAAPATAPSASAPAPVPAAPASTGSESSGPGRGENNV, encoded by the coding sequence TTGGCTAATTACGAGATTGTGGCCGTGCTGCGCCCGGACCTCGAGGACGACGCGATCGAGGCGGCGGTCGGGCGCATCCATCAGCGCATCACCGAGCAGGGCGGCACCGTTGCCAGCACCGACCGCTGGGGCAAGCGGCGGCTCGCCTACGCGGTCCAGAAGTACCGAGACGGGTACTACCTCTTTTCTGTGTTCTCGCTCGAATCGCCGCAGGTCGCCCGCCTCCGCCAGACGCTCGGCCTCAACGAAGACCTGTTGCGCTTCGTCGTCGCGGACCACCACCCGGCGCCGCCGCGTCCGGCGGCCCCCGCCGCCGCGGGGCATACGGCCGCGGCCCCTCCGGCGGCCGCGCCGGCGACGGCCCCTTCGGCATCCGCACCAGCCCCGGTCCCCGCGGCTCCCGCTTCCACCGGCAGCGAATCATCGGGGCCGGGCAGGGGAGAGAACAATGTATAA
- a CDS encoding DUF951 domain-containing protein, protein MPVLKLALGDIVRTRKAHPCGGDRWEIVRLGADIGLRCLRCDRKVLMPRSKLERRIREFERRGPDAAPAG, encoded by the coding sequence ATGCCGGTCCTCAAACTGGCCCTCGGCGACATCGTCCGCACGCGCAAGGCCCATCCCTGCGGCGGGGACCGTTGGGAGATCGTCCGCTTGGGCGCGGACATCGGGCTTCGGTGCCTGCGCTGCGACCGGAAGGTCCTGATGCCGCGCTCCAAATTGGAGCGGCGAATCAGGGAGTTCGAACGGCGCGGACCGGACGCCGCGCCCGCCGGATAA
- a CDS encoding DUF2232 domain-containing protein — MTSRFTRQPTRGLTEGAILAALTAIIAAVGLIAPPVAVLLAPLPIMLLVIRWGLRIAVLASVIAAAALFQFGGPLNAISAVAMFAPLGLTLGWGVRRGLAAQWTILAGSVSFFLATLAMLAAAQGLVHQDVMGEFITGQVKALQTAMDVQRRLGAPAAQIEEMRKLTEMMPQFLRTALPVALALGAILWAYLCYKVARSVLRRVGHPLPAVPPMLTWRLSTLLSTVMLWGGALASLAAIRAPQLGGIALDAMLVNLFVFGFQGTLVGVTWANRRGYPAFIQVLFGFMLLGAGILPLLGLAILGMLDTWWDFRRLLPRPGAAAGGADAPAQAPAAQDDAKGARPRPASKVVHQR; from the coding sequence CTGACTTCCCGCTTTACGCGTCAGCCGACCCGCGGCCTGACCGAAGGCGCGATCCTCGCCGCGCTCACCGCGATCATCGCGGCCGTCGGCCTCATCGCGCCGCCCGTGGCGGTCCTGCTCGCGCCCCTGCCGATCATGCTGCTCGTGATCCGGTGGGGGCTGCGCATCGCGGTGCTGGCCTCCGTCATCGCCGCGGCGGCGCTGTTCCAGTTCGGCGGCCCGCTCAACGCGATCTCCGCCGTGGCGATGTTCGCCCCGCTCGGCCTCACCCTCGGCTGGGGCGTGCGCCGCGGGCTCGCGGCGCAGTGGACGATCCTCGCCGGATCCGTCTCGTTCTTCCTCGCGACGCTGGCGATGCTGGCCGCGGCGCAGGGGCTGGTGCATCAGGACGTGATGGGCGAGTTCATCACCGGCCAGGTCAAGGCGCTGCAGACGGCAATGGACGTGCAGCGCCGGCTCGGCGCGCCCGCGGCACAGATCGAGGAGATGCGCAAGCTCACCGAGATGATGCCGCAGTTCCTGCGGACCGCGCTGCCGGTCGCCCTCGCCCTCGGCGCGATCCTGTGGGCCTACCTCTGCTACAAGGTCGCGCGGTCGGTGCTCCGGCGCGTGGGCCACCCGCTGCCGGCCGTGCCGCCGATGCTGACCTGGCGGCTCTCGACGTTGCTCTCCACCGTCATGCTCTGGGGCGGCGCGCTCGCCTCGCTGGCCGCGATCCGGGCCCCGCAGCTCGGCGGGATCGCGCTGGACGCGATGCTGGTCAACCTCTTCGTCTTCGGGTTCCAAGGCACGCTCGTCGGGGTCACCTGGGCGAACCGCCGCGGCTATCCGGCGTTCATCCAGGTTCTGTTCGGCTTCATGCTGCTGGGCGCCGGCATTCTGCCGCTCCTCGGCCTCGCGATCCTCGGGATGCTGGATACGTGGTGGGACTTCCGGCGGCTGCTGCCGCGCCCCGGCGCCGCCGCGGGCGGCGCCGACGCACCGGCGCAGGCCCCGGCGGCGCAAGACGACGCCAAGGGCGCGCGACCTCGGCCGGCCTCCAAGGTGGTGCATCAGCGATGA